AGAAGAAAGAGTTTGAGAAACTGTACAATAAATCAAGTAAATACATAATCTAAAATGTTTGCTGCAGTTAGGGATGTTAGATATGAAAGGTATTCTTGAAATAAGTATAGTACCTATAAAGCTAAATAACCAGAGTGCTAGTTTGTCTGATGTTGTTGCAAAGTTTTTTAAGTTGTTGTCCTTAAATTCAAAAGTAAAAGTAGAAATATATCCTACTAGTACGGTAGTTTATGGTGAAATAGAAGATGTCTTTGAAG
The window above is part of the Brevinematales bacterium genome. Proteins encoded here:
- a CDS encoding MTH1187 family thiamine-binding protein: MKGILEISIVPIKLNNQSASLSDVVAKFFKLLSLNSKVKVEIYPTSTVVYGEIEDVFEAFRNAVEKTVSRDEIPRIVAFLKLDIRVDKEATPQAKYESVIKKIDNLS